A DNA window from Motacilla alba alba isolate MOTALB_02 chromosome 28, Motacilla_alba_V1.0_pri, whole genome shotgun sequence contains the following coding sequences:
- the SMIM7 gene encoding small integral membrane protein 7 isoform X2: protein MIGDLLLCGTLLVNAGAVLNFRLRRRDTEGFGEEQREPTTGDNIREFLLSLRYFRIFIALWNIFMMFCMIVLFGS, encoded by the exons ATGATCGGGGACCTGCTGCTCTGCGG GACGCTGCTGGTGAACGCCGGTGCCGTGCTCAACTTCAGGCT gaggaggagggacacGGAGGGATTcggagaggagcagagggaacccACGACCG GTGACAATATCAGAGAGTTCTTGCTGAGTCTCAGGTATTTCCGAATCTTCATTGCCCTGTGGAATATCTTCATGATGTTCTGCATGATTGT GTTATTTGGATCTTGA
- the SMIM7 gene encoding small integral membrane protein 7 isoform X1 gives MRAERAALPGPGPSLPAVSGRGAAAAAEPPRGAQAPPARAAPAPSASPRPRSRRRSHDRGPAALREEEGHGGIRRGAEGTHDR, from the exons ATGCGGGCGGAgcgggcggcgctgcccgggccgggcccctCGCTCCCCGCGGTGTCcgggcgcggagccgccgccgctgcgGAGCCGCCGCGGGGAGCGCAGGCGCCGCCGGCCCGGGCAGCGCCCGCCCCTTCCGCTTCCCCTcggccccggagccgccgccggagCCATGATCGGGGACCTGCTGCTCTGCGG gaggaggagggacacGGAGGGATTcggagaggagcagagggaacccACGACCG GTGA
- the TMEM38A gene encoding trimeric intracellular cation channel type A isoform X1, translating into MDLAEALPLGELAAAFAALPVFPLFDTAYFIISVLYLKYEPGAVEMSRKSPFASWLCAMLHCFGSYILADLLLGEAPIGYFSHNSSVILATAVWYLIFFCPMNLFYKCVSFLPVKLIFVAMKEVVRVRKIAAGVHHAHHLYHHGWFVMMATGWVKGSGVALMSNFEQLLRGVWKPETNEILHMSFPTKASLYGTVLFTLQQTHWLPISEANLIFFFTMFMIVCKVFMTATHSHASPFAPLENLLCPVLFGSVSSGHPSHHHDHHGASHEVSHPPPPPPPAKSKEELNEGTRKRKAKKAE; encoded by the exons ATGGATCTGGCGGAGGCGCTGCCCCTCGGGGAGCTGGCGGCTGCCTTCGCCGCGCTGCCGGTGTTCCCGCTGTTCGACACCGCCTATTTCATCATCTCCGTCCTCTACCTCAAGTACGAGCCCG gagCCGTGGAGATGTCCCGGAAGAGCCCTTTTGCCTCCTGGCTCTGCGCTATGCTCCACTGCTTTGGGAGCTACATCCTGGCTgatctgctgctgggagaggcaccCATTGGCTACTTCAGCCACAACTCCAGTGTCATCCTGGCCACAGCAGTGTG GTACCTGATATTCTTCTGTCCCATGAACCTCTTCTACAAGTGTGTCAGCTTCCTGCCCGTGAAGCTCATCTTCGTGGCCATGAAGGAGGTGGTTCGGGTGCGCAAGATCGCGGCCGGCGTGCACCACGCCCACCACCTCTACCACCACGGCTGGTTCGTCATGATGGCCACGGGATGGGTCAAAG GTTCTGGTGTGGCCTTGATGTCCAACTTTGAGCAGCTGCTGCGTGGGGTCTGGAAGCCTGAAACAAACGAAATTCTTCATATGTCCTT CCCTACAAAGGCCAGTCTGTATGGCACAGTCCTCTTCACTCTGCAGCAGACTCACTGGCTGCCCATCTCTGAAGCCAACCTCATCTTCTTTTTCACCATGTTCATGATAGTCTGCAAG GTTTTCATGACGGCCACTCACTCCCACGCCTCCCCTTTTGCTCCGCTGGAAAACCTCCTCTGCCCCGTCCTCTTTGGCTCTGTTTCCAGCGGGCACCCAAGCCACCACCACGACCACCACGGAGCCTCCCACGAGGTttcccaccctcctcctcctcctcctcctgccaagTCCAAAGAGGAGCTGAACGAAGGCACGAGGAAACGGAAGgcaaaaaaagctgaataa
- the TMEM38A gene encoding trimeric intracellular cation channel type A isoform X2 yields the protein MSRKSPFASWLCAMLHCFGSYILADLLLGEAPIGYFSHNSSVILATAVWYLIFFCPMNLFYKCVSFLPVKLIFVAMKEVVRVRKIAAGVHHAHHLYHHGWFVMMATGWVKGSGVALMSNFEQLLRGVWKPETNEILHMSFPTKASLYGTVLFTLQQTHWLPISEANLIFFFTMFMIVCKVFMTATHSHASPFAPLENLLCPVLFGSVSSGHPSHHHDHHGASHEVSHPPPPPPPAKSKEELNEGTRKRKAKKAE from the exons ATGTCCCGGAAGAGCCCTTTTGCCTCCTGGCTCTGCGCTATGCTCCACTGCTTTGGGAGCTACATCCTGGCTgatctgctgctgggagaggcaccCATTGGCTACTTCAGCCACAACTCCAGTGTCATCCTGGCCACAGCAGTGTG GTACCTGATATTCTTCTGTCCCATGAACCTCTTCTACAAGTGTGTCAGCTTCCTGCCCGTGAAGCTCATCTTCGTGGCCATGAAGGAGGTGGTTCGGGTGCGCAAGATCGCGGCCGGCGTGCACCACGCCCACCACCTCTACCACCACGGCTGGTTCGTCATGATGGCCACGGGATGGGTCAAAG GTTCTGGTGTGGCCTTGATGTCCAACTTTGAGCAGCTGCTGCGTGGGGTCTGGAAGCCTGAAACAAACGAAATTCTTCATATGTCCTT CCCTACAAAGGCCAGTCTGTATGGCACAGTCCTCTTCACTCTGCAGCAGACTCACTGGCTGCCCATCTCTGAAGCCAACCTCATCTTCTTTTTCACCATGTTCATGATAGTCTGCAAG GTTTTCATGACGGCCACTCACTCCCACGCCTCCCCTTTTGCTCCGCTGGAAAACCTCCTCTGCCCCGTCCTCTTTGGCTCTGTTTCCAGCGGGCACCCAAGCCACCACCACGACCACCACGGAGCCTCCCACGAGGTttcccaccctcctcctcctcctcctcctgccaagTCCAAAGAGGAGCTGAACGAAGGCACGAGGAAACGGAAGgcaaaaaaagctgaataa